The genome window cacacatAACCCCTTTCATACATCACATCCACCATCTACAGCTCTTACTACATTGTACATGAAGGAATAAGCAGCACAGTACATCAGTTCCCTCTGCTTGTGTACACCCCACACCTCCTACCTAGCAAAACCTGCTAATGGCTcattctgaaacacagcaaggCACTTTGATGGACATTAAAGACTTTGTGCATGCACAGGCAGAATGCAAGTCCATCCCTTCCTCACAATATCTTGCCTTAGGGGCAAACAGACCTCAGCAGTTTCCTAAGGGAGGATGACCACGGCACAGAGCCTGTCATCTGgcctgcaaacagcagcaacatcGAGGGAACAGACCAACTTCCTTAGAGCTTCAGACTTGTTACAGAAGTCTGCATTTTACTTCAGTGCTTTACAGaagtatttcttcctccttGGGAAAGAAACCTTTGCTAGTCACATTGCATGTATTAAAACACCTACAGGTAAAAATCAGCAGTAATGTCTGTAGcaacacagcagagaagaacaataattaaaaccccaaagcaaatAAAGCCTCTTTGAGAAGCTAATGGTCAAGTGCAGAATTTACCAATGATGTTCCTGTTCCCACACACAACCGTAAACATCAGGGATTACCTCCCAGAGAACACACAGGTGAATGGGTGTGTGTATGTTGCCCCTATCCAAGGGAATTGTGCAAAAATCTGGGCCCAGGCAGTTCATGGTTCATATGACACgttaaaaataacaagaacaGACAGGTGGAACAAACAAGAAATTCAAACCATAAGCTGGCAAGTGGTCCTGGATCCATCCCAGCAAACACTACCGGCTACACAAAGCAGAAGGTCCCACCAGGTTGCTGTGTGTGAAGTCTCGCTGCCACCACAGCACATTGCAGGTAGTTTTATCCATCTCTGGAAGGAGAAAGGTCCTTGtacaaaactgttttcctcCCCTGACAGATCAGATGAGCTCCTTCAGCGGCTCATTTTCACCAGGAAGCATGCCGTTCATCTCCGGGGAAGTCTCAGTGCCCAGATATCCCAAGAGGATCTCACTGCGCCGCCGCGAGAGCTGCAGAATGTCTTCTGCCAGCGACTGCACTGTTGTGTATCTCACGTTGTCCAAATCAAACATGTCCTTTAGGTATTGTACTATCTGGTGCTGCAAAGGCAAAGGAAGGTTTAGAGTAACGAGATCTCCCCCCACCTGCCACACAAGCTCTGGGGCACCCAACACaaggaggacatggacctgttagaccaagtccagaggaggccatgaagatgctcagaggtctgcagcacctctcctatagagaacaggctgagagagctggggttgttcagcctagagaagagaaggctttggggagaccttaaagcagccttccaatacctaaacagtgcctacaagaaatctggagaggaactttcGACAGTTTCAAAgaggcaggacaagggggaatggctttaagatgaaagagaggagctttagattaggtattaggcagaagctcttccctttgagggttctgaggtgctggcacagggtgcccagagaagctgtggctgccccatccctggcagtgctcaaggccaggttggacacaggggcttggagcaacctgctccggtgaaaggtgtccctgcctgtggcagggggttggaactggatcagctttaaaggttccttccaactaaaaccaatctgtgattctataaccTCACATTTTCACTATCAGTTATGGTAAATTGTGCTGTGGGACTCTTGCCAACCCAAATTCAGTGACCTGCATCTCAAAAAAAGTGATTTCTAGAAGGCTTTTGTACAGAGCCAAGTTTCTCTAATGCCAAATCAGTCATCAAAAGCACACATCTGCAGCCTTAGGACAGGGGACAGCAGGAGTCCCACAACAAAATTAGGTACAAAAAAGCCACCTTACCTTGAAGAAACTGCAGACTTCAGATAGCTGCTGCTTGGGCCCCAGAAAACCAAAGGCTAGAACAGGACTGACATGCTCCGATACGGAGTAGAAATGAGAGATAAAACCATCTGGTACCTGTcacaaggaaaggaagagtTCTTCATGCTCAGAATTAGCAGCTTATTCCATATCAGCTACCAAATTCCCTACCAGAAAACACCATGCTGCAATAACTGTAGTTAAGAGCTACTTAAAAACATCTCTTCCTGCAGGATTACATTTATCTTTCAGAACCCTTAAATGATGACTGGAGCTTTCTGTCTTCATGTTGCTAAACTACCAttacaggaggaaaacaaacagaagaaaatctggACCAAGCCAGGAAAGGGCATGTAAATATCCAAGACAGAGCTACTGCATGGCAGCAGCAATACAACTCTCAACGCTCTCATTTCAGTTTGTACCATCTCATCAGGCAAACCTTGTACCAGCTGGCTGTGGGATAGGAGTTGAAAACTTGCCAGAGGCCACAGACCCTGTGGCAGAACTGAGGTTGTGAAGTTGCAGCTTCCTGTTCCACAGGTCCATGAACTCATCTGCTGTGAAACTTCAGAAAGCCACAGATTTAAGGGAAATAAGTCAAGTAAAAGCTACTCAGCAATCAGTGCTGAGAAGCAAAGAAGTGCAGGAGTCATTCATTCCAGCACAGAAACTAAAATTCAAGCGCAGCCCCTTGTTGCTTGGTGCCTGTGACCATTCCTATGGTATTGTGAGCAGGGAGAGGGAACACAGACAGGAAACGTTATCTTTTGAATCCTCACATTAAGAAAATGGGAGTATAAGCTCTGGCTGATTCAGTAAAATACTGGCATGGCAATACTGGAGCAACAACCACACGACCCGAGCGCTCTAAAGCATCACAGAGAATGTGATTCAGTCTTACACCCctttagttttgtattttgtcAAGAGTTGGGTGTTTGCAGCTTCAAATACATTtgattctttcccttttcattttacTTACCATCAGAAGCCTCCTTTTGGCTTTCAGAACTGACCAGCAGGCAGTTGCTAGAGCCTGTGATTAACAGAGAGAGAGACCATCTCAACCAAGCAGATTTAACCACTCCAAGAAAAGCCAAAGTATAACCTGATTTGGCTACCAAACCCCCCAGCATGCAGACTGGAAGCAGACAGCTGTTGAAAGGTGCCTCCCCACCACTCTATGAAACTAATCAGTCTTAAATACACAGCTAGAGGCATAGTGAAAAGCACTGTCACTGGAGCCACAGGATCTGCTGAGGTACCACCAGAATTAATGGCCAAGTGCACAAACCACACACGGTTTTCCCTACTTTtggattttctcattttcatccACAAAAACATGCATTGTCATCATTTAGCATCACTGATAAGAGCCATTAGAGAAGTACATCTATTGGAGCTTTCAAAATAGGGAAAGCTTTCCTGTAAACAGTTTACATGTACAAGATCGCTGTTTAGAGCTTCAGGAAAGCATGGTATTTCTAAGGAGAGAATTCAGctcagccaggacagctgaggTTCTACTCTTACCTAACATTGGCCCTGTAATCTCACACTCAGCACAAGTTTAAACCCTGTTTACTCACTGTCTCCTTGAAGCTGTCAGAGAGCCAGCGGTTGCgcagcacagccagcacagaggAGGGGGGGTTCTCCAGATCCTCAAAAGCATCCATGAGGATGAAGTCCAGCACAATATCAAAGAAACTCATGCACACCACCTGTCAGAGAGAAGAACAGTCTGTAAAGGGAACAGGGTTAAAGAAAAGAGATGGACTTTACTATTTGGtttgaaataacaaaatgcAATGAGCCGAAGCACACAATGTAATAGTATTTCAGCAGCGGTTCCTTCACTCCTGGGTTGCTCCTACATATCCATTATCTTCCAACTCCTCTGCAAGTTTGTAGAGATAATGTCTTTTACCAAcccctcttccctccagctccagctgagtGGTCGGCCAGGTCTCTTGCTTCAGTGCATAATGCAGCATCTCCTCGTAGCTTTCCAGAAAAGCTTTGGGATtctgggagagcagggaaaCAAAGCACTTCAGAAGGTACAACAGCTATGTAGGCACCAAAGTTTGTCTACTCTATTTTGAGCTTACATCAACACAAATGCATGTGACTTCATAAAGCTTTTAGCCAAAACACTCTTTATGCAGAAAGAGATCATTTACTTCTAGGATGTGTGGATGGCCCCAGGCTCAGCTGTGGCTCAAAGCACCTACACACCTACACTGCTCCACTTTCTAGTAGCTAAAGACCTGTCACCTATATGAAACTGAGCCACTAAGGGACTAATCCTGTGCAAGCAACAATCTCCCTGTTCAGGGGGTGACCAAGAGACTAAGCCAGCAATCTCAACTGCTACATGATATATACTGCTACAAAACCTGATGCAAAGGTTTTATTATCTCTTCCCTTCCCAATATCACTCAAGATGATGCCATTGCTGTTGCACACACTGTACCCTCTCCAGTGAGGCACAGCATCAAATTCTGGATAGGAGATGCACAGAACAGCTCTTTCCAGAGAATTTGGTTAAACAAGATTAAAAGCACAGGTATTTATCACTAGTCACCAGCATACAGATGaaagttttcttcttccaaCACACTGTTCAAACTCTGGTTGGGATGGAGGAACAAGTGTCTCTGTGCTCACGATGTAGCTTAGCTGTTATATAGACTTCTTACCTTCTCAGCTTTTGTCATCAGTCCTATCACCATTTGTTTTCCAACCTCCCCAAAAAACAATTGATTGCTTTcatcctccagcagctcctgcaaagGGAACAGAAGAAGTCTCATGTGAGCACATACACCTACATGAATTCTGAGCTGGGATCAAGAAAGGACACGACATGAAGCAGTGAATGCTGCAGACACTGTATCATCAACCTTTAATAAGCTGgagtgcagaaaacaaaactgctctCTCCAGGAAGAGAGTTAAAAATCAGGCTGAAAGACTGGAAGACATAAAAAGGGAGGCACAGGGGCCACAGCCTGGCAGTGGGGCCAGGGTTCAAAAGCTGCCTTTCAGGCTCTAGGTATACATTGCCAGGAAAAGGATTGTGGTAAGGAGACAGAAATCATCCTGCCCCACCTCAGAGGTTTGACTGCAGCCCAGTGAAAAGCTCTTAAGTAAGAGCACCAGCTTCTGGGCAGCTCTGAAATTCCCAGATCTTTGATTCCCAGAACTAAGTTGACATCAGCAGCTACATAACCACTGCTCTCCAGGCCAAACTGCTCAGGATGGGATTGCTTAATTCCCCTGCAGAATTAAGCAAAGGAAGCTTAGGTTGCTGCTTTGATTTGCTTTAGAGAGGCAAAGCCTTCACCCCTGTGCTGGCGGAGGAGAACACACTGCTGACAGGAGCCATTCTCACCTGGAAGGCCTGCCTGACGCAGTGCAGCTTTGCCAGGAAATCCTGGTCACTGTAGCAGCCAAGGAGCTCTGTCctagaggaaaaggagaaggactGCATAAATTCCAGCTCTCCTGATGTCTGTGCTCATATCAACTACAATCCCCAAAGCAAAAAGTAAACCCCCAGTCTGTGCCTAGGAGAAAGTAACAACATTCCCTTTGTACAGCTCCCTGGGGGAGCAGAGCACCTCTGCAAAGGCTGTTACAGCACAGGATTCTGCCCTACCAGCCTCCCACAACACTCACATCTCCCATTACTAATTTCCTGGGACAATCACTCTTTCTTAACCTGTGTCCTAAAATCTGGGGCTACTCCCCTGGGAAGCCTGAATGAGCAGAAAGGATGCTCAGAGTTTCTGACCACACAGGGTTATTCTGGTTAAAGAGCTGCTCAGAGGCAAATGATGTATTCACACTACTCAAAGGAGCCTCGACACAAACACCCACAACTCCAGCTGTGTTCACCTCAGTGTCCGGCACGCAACCTTCCCTTCTTTCACTAACTGCAAAGCTTCTTCATATGCTGCTACTGGCTTAGAGAGGTGGAATGGCATTTCCTCAAAGTGGAGAGAGTCAAAGAGCTGTAGAGGTGGCAAGAGACATGGGAAGAACAAAATGATCTCATTAATATTTGCACATACTCAGAGCCTGCACACAAGCACGATGTGCCTTCCTCAGCCAGCAATTTCATGCCAATTCTGCCAATTATTTCatgcaaaatacttcttttcccaccagtttcaaagctgTCCCAGCTCTGACAGCTCAATATCCCCTAAAATTCAGGTAATCAAGCCACATTACATTAGATTTACAGTACTTCCCTGTTATGGCAGGTTTTCTAGAATAGATAGGAGGATGACACAGAAATGCCAGTTGGAAAGGGCTGCCCCATGCCCCTAACTAAAAAGGGTTTTCCTAACGTCCATCAGGAACTTCCCAGCTTGGGGCTGTTGCTCCATGTTTTATCATTTTCCTCTACCAAGATGCATTTGGCTCCTTCATGGCTCGCCTCCAAGTAGCTGGACTGTGACACAGCTGAAACTTCAGtcacctctgctgcagagaagaaGGAGTCATCCGAGGCTGAGCTGTCTTCATCATCCGTCCGCAGCCGCAGTGACCCATCCGTTAATGGAAGCATTAAAGTCTtctctgaaggaaagaaagaagctgcATGTGTGGGAGGTTATGAATTACCATGCCTCTTAGCTCCTGTGCTGTCCCTCTCCCCCACCTCACAAACAGCCCTTTGCCTAGCTTACAGAAAAGCCATACATCCAGATGGAAACTGGCCCTTCCGTGCATTTCCAACCCAGCTCCCATACCCAGGTCCAGCAGCATGCTGTCTGAGGGAAGCGAAGACCCAAACTCTTCCTGGAGGTGGTAGGCTCGGTGCAAGAGGGATTCCAGCTTCTCGGCGAACTCCCTTTTCTGGGACTCCTCCttgaacacacagaaaagccACCCTCAGTTAGCCAGGGCAGACATGGACAGACAGCACAGACATGGCAGGAAGCTGTCAGGAAAATGGGATTTGCAGTTTGCAAATTAAATGatcaaaaaacaaagaaagaaacaagagagGACTCCTTAATCCTACAGTGCAGCTAATAACGCAAGCAGAGGGAAGTTTCTACACAGCCTGTTCAAGCCATCTGGCTTTTTAGCTTGGCAATTCCATTTTCCTgttaggaaaaggaagaaaggactTAAGAACTTTAACCTGCCATCCAGAATAACAGGTATTTTAACGAGTTATGTCTCACTGAGCTCTCATGACTTGTGATTTTAGCCTAGTTTCAAGAGGGAATTGCGCCAGAAAAGCTGTGTTGAATACAAGAGAGGATCCAGGACTGTACAACTGACTAAGAGTCCTTGGATTAAGATGCTAGGCATAAGCAAACTTGACTGTAAGCAGCACAGgaggataaagaagaaaaaggagaaaagtaagaCTTGCCTTCATGGCCCTGTGTCTGCATGAGTATCGCACCCAGATGACAGAAGCATTAACAAGAAGCGTGAAATCTATTTTGATAATGAACCAACTGGTTTTAAGTCAGCTTTAGAAATACCTTATAGGACTCTTCAAAGAGAGACAACAAGAGAATCCAGATTTGACTTAGATAAATATTATCCAGCACAAAAGACAAACATCTCGCATGCTTCCTACACCTGGAACTCTTTTTGCCAGCAAGAACTGGAGAGTTGGGAGTTTCACAGTCCTGAGCTACAGCTGCACTTCTGAGCTTCATGGTTGTCACTAAGCCATTCTAGTTTGGATCTCCTCTTATCAGAGGTCTTCCCTGCATAGAAGGTGCTGTCCTAAAGTACTGGGGTTCATAGCTGTAACTGAACAAGTTACACACCTCCCTACCCCTCCTGCTTACTTAACTCCTTCCGAATTCCCGCTCTGCCTTACTCATGCAGTCAGATGGCCTCTTATTCTCCACCCAGCTCCCTAGCAAGTGATAGCTACGATCATGATCACCACTTTCAAATGCACTCAAAAGCTGCAGACACAACACTGTCACACAAAAGCTATTCCCTCCTCTCGGATGCTGTATCGTTACAGCCTTTCCTACcgcagcctctgctgctggaggactTGCCTGACAGTGACTGACACCGTGCTGGAGGGTGGGTAGAAAAGCTGGTGAATGAGGGGGCGAgacttattaaaaagaaaaagacattaaaaacacCCACTCTCATTGCATAAAGAAGCTGCAGCTACAGACAGGTCTTAAACAGAGTCTGGCCCAACTCTACCCTTCATTTGCTCTTCTTTAACCTCCTACTAACTTACTGCTTCCAGCAAAGAGGCTGCCATTCAGCATGCTCCCCAGCAAGGGAAAAGTGAGGACCTACCTCTGAGATGGTCTCAGATATGCTCTCTTGCTGTTTCTTGCTGTCCCAGGGCACAGGAGTGCTGGTACTAGCACTGTCCCTCTGCCTGATGGTCAGTGCCTGCTCCCACTTCTGCAGGGCCTCCTCAAACAGCTCCATGCCTGGTAATGCAACCAAATACAAGCTGTTGAGCCTCAGGCCACTTGAGACTAAAGCAATACAGCATGAGTATTTGCTCTTTCAGACAATACAGTGAAAAGGGAAGTTCTCCTCAACTGgtaagaaagaataaatgtcttctatttctttcccttgtAACTGCTAATCCAAATTAAGCTGTATTTAAGAACATTCCCAAACTGGTTAAAACATCAGCCATGTTACTTTTAAAGTACTGTTCACTACACAAGGTGATCCTGTTGCTCAAGCACAgtattttggaaataaattattccCTGAGAAATGTTTCTTTAGGAGAAGATGGGATTTTTGTAACTAACAAGTGATGGAGTTTAAGCTCAGAATGGGATAGAGTTTCCTATTAGAGAGCTGCTGATGCTGTGTCAATTTGCATGCTGTTTTGAATGACAGTGATAAACATCCCCCCCAGGGCAATGCTACCCTTGTGCCTCTTTACCTTGAATGTAGAGGCTTTCTGCACTGGAATCACCAATGGCTCCAGCATCTCCCATCACCTGGGCCTCCCACATCCCCGCTGATGCTGGTATTGGACTTGAGGAATTGACTGCTACCATCtgcaggaagggagaagagagcagcaaACACCTTTTGCATTCTCTCCAGGGGTAGCAACGTTCAGACCACACAAACATCACCACCAGTTATTTAGTCCATTCCCCCATGCCCCCCTGTACTAGTTCTCCCTGCcctgggaaggggaaggcaTCAAGGGTTACCAGCCCCTTCCTGCTTGGGTTAACACTACACTGTCAACTGTGACAGCCCCACCATGCTGACAGTGGAGGCAAGGTGAGAAGTTCTCCCCTTCTCCACCCAGCACCACAGGGGGGTCTTGGGAAGCACAGGAAGTTGTGTGGGAATTACCTTCCCAAGCAATTTACACTGAAGCCTCATTAGGAAACCAAGTACAAAGGGAAGCACTAGCAGGAGAGTACTGATGGAGGTGACAGCCTGAGAAAGCTCCAAAGTAGTCACAACAAAGGCATAAGGATTTTGCTAGGAAGTTCATGGCAGCTCCAGGTATCCATACACAAAACACTGGAAGTGGAAGGGAAGTGACCACAGTCCAAACAACAGAACAGGTTACCAGCAGGAATACAGCTGAGGGCTTTGGCCAGGGGGATCCTCACTCTCCTCTTTGTAACCAAAGCTTCTCCTGGGACAGCCAAGCACTAAGAGCTATACAGCAAACTGTCACCTTTCTCCAGTTTCATACTAGCTcataaatgtcttttaaagTCCCACCCAATAAAGTGCTGGGTTCAGACACCATCAATGACCAGTGCTTTCATACGGCTCAGAAAAAGGTGTCCAAATGTGAGTCTGATtgtagaaaaaaaccctactgtAATAATCTGATCACTGACTTCTTGCCCTGCCTCTGCTGGTTGATCTCTGGAGTGTTAATAAATCACCTCGAGATCCAGAACTGCAAATCATCAGTTCACTGCTGCTGACTTACTTATTAGACGGCAAAGAAGAACCCCAGAAAGCAGATGAGAGGCAGAAACTGCAGCTGTGCGAAGGATGAGCTGTTTCTCCATCAACTAACATGAAAGCAGTGAGTACAGTGTCACAGACACTCAGC of Melopsittacus undulatus isolate bMelUnd1 chromosome 11, bMelUnd1.mat.Z, whole genome shotgun sequence contains these proteins:
- the MIGA2 gene encoding mitoguardin 2 isoform X1 is translated as MAFRRTEGMSIIQALAMTVAEIPVFVYTTFGQSVFSQLRLSPGLRKVLFATALGTVALALAAHQLKRRRRRKKQIAPEKCGFKPGGITVPILPTRRVSSVKKGYSSRRVQSPGSKSNDTLSGISSIEPSKHSSSSHSITSMVAVNSSSPIPASAGMWEAQVMGDAGAIGDSSAESLYIQGMELFEEALQKWEQALTIRQRDSASTSTPVPWDSKKQQESISETISEEESQKREFAEKLESLLHRAYHLQEEFGSSLPSDSMLLDLEKTLMLPLTDGSLRLRTDDEDSSASDDSFFSAAELFDSLHFEEMPFHLSKPVAAYEEALQLVKEGKVACRTLRTELLGCYSDQDFLAKLHCVRQAFQELLEDESNQLFFGEVGKQMVIGLMTKAEKNPKAFLESYEEMLHYALKQETWPTTQLELEGRGVVCMSFFDIVLDFILMDAFEDLENPPSSVLAVLRNRWLSDSFKETALATACWSVLKAKRRLLMVPDGFISHFYSVSEHVSPVLAFGFLGPKQQLSEVCSFFKHQIVQYLKDMFDLDNVRYTTVQSLAEDILQLSRRRSEILLGYLGTETSPEMNGMLPGENEPLKELI
- the MIGA2 gene encoding mitoguardin 2 isoform X2; this translates as MAFRRTEGMSIIQALAMTVAEIPVFVYTTFGQLRLSPGLRKVLFATALGTVALALAAHQLKRRRRRKKQIAPEKCGFKPGGITVPILPTRRVSSVKKGYSSRRVQSPGSKSNDTLSGISSIEPSKHSSSSHSITSMVAVNSSSPIPASAGMWEAQVMGDAGAIGDSSAESLYIQGMELFEEALQKWEQALTIRQRDSASTSTPVPWDSKKQQESISETISEEESQKREFAEKLESLLHRAYHLQEEFGSSLPSDSMLLDLEKTLMLPLTDGSLRLRTDDEDSSASDDSFFSAAELFDSLHFEEMPFHLSKPVAAYEEALQLVKEGKVACRTLRTELLGCYSDQDFLAKLHCVRQAFQELLEDESNQLFFGEVGKQMVIGLMTKAEKNPKAFLESYEEMLHYALKQETWPTTQLELEGRGVVCMSFFDIVLDFILMDAFEDLENPPSSVLAVLRNRWLSDSFKETALATACWSVLKAKRRLLMVPDGFISHFYSVSEHVSPVLAFGFLGPKQQLSEVCSFFKHQIVQYLKDMFDLDNVRYTTVQSLAEDILQLSRRRSEILLGYLGTETSPEMNGMLPGENEPLKELI